The DNA window GAAATGTAGCGCGGTCATGCCAGAGATCAAATTTTTCAGATCCGGTAAACAGGAGCATATCCCTTATGATCCATTTAACTAAAGCGGCTCTTGGCCCTAAACGCAATTTTGCCCTTTCAATCGCTGCTGCTGATATGTCGAGCACTGTAATATTGGTATAACCCAATGCTAACAAATGATCAGCTAACAAACTGTCGCCACCACCAATATCAATGATGGCAGCATTTTTACATAATTTGAGACTGGCAATAATATTCAACGACGTTTCGGGTGCGGGTTCATACCAACTCACTTCGGTCAGCGATTTGGTTTGGTAAACCTTTTCCCAATGTTCTTTTTTATCCATTGCTATAAAAAATCTTTAATGGCTTCGCCCAGGTCATAGACTTTTGCTTTATTGCCAAAAGCATTGTTAATGATACTGCTGCCAGCCGCGCTGCGATAGCCACCCGCGCAATGTACAATTATGGGTTTATTAAAGGGTATTTCCGAAACTCTTTCCCTTAATTCGGGAAGCGGTATATGGATGGCATTTTTAAATACCGGGTGTTCCTTCACTTCTCCAGTATTCCTAATGTCAACAATGGTATATTCTGTTTGATTCGTTGAAAACCTACGTAAATCAGTAGTATCCATTATTGCTGTTCCTGCCTGAAAAACAAATGCCCGCTCTATAAAATGCTCATAGCCAATCTTCGCGCAGCGCAAAATCAGGCTTTCGAGAATTTGCTCATTTTCTGCAACCAGGTAAAAAGCTTCCTCCGGTGCAATAATGCTCCCCAGCCAGGTTTCAAACTTGCCGCCATTTTGCAGGTTAATCGACCCCGGAAGATGCCCTTTTTTAAATTCTTTTTCAGCCCGTGTGTCAATGATATAAATACTGCTGTTTAATACTTCAGGATGGCCAGTCGGAACATTTGCAATTTCCTGCGCCAGGTTTCCTGCGCCGTGTTTATTTAATTCTACATCAAACGGGAAATATTTTGGTACAAAGGGCTGATCCTGCAAAAGCATAGATATAAACTCCGATTCAGTCATATTTTGTAACGACCAGTTACTCAATTTTTCAGCGCCAATGGTACTGCTGTTGGCTTCACTTAATGCCTTACCACAGAGTGTTCCAGCCCCATGCGCAGGGTAAACAATTACTTCATTGTCCAGCACCATTAATTTTTCCCGGAGTGAATGATACATTTTTGCTGCCAATTCTTCCCTTTTAGCTGTTAGATTACCTGCACTTTCACGCAGGTCTGGCCTGCCGCAATCACCGATGAATAAGGTGTCACCTGTAAATACCGCTTTGTCTTTACCATCGTGTGTTAATACGATAGAGATACTATCGGGAGAGTGGCCGGACGTGTTTAACGCTTTTAATGTGATCTTGCCAAAACTGATACTATTCCCGTCATCAAAAGTTTGATGCGGGTAAACTGCGCCTACTAATGCAGAACAAAAAATAGTCGCGCCAGTGGTTTGATGCAATTCTAAATGCCCGCTTACAAAATCGGCATGCGGATGCGTTTCAATTACGCCGATAATCCTCGCTCCATTATTCTCAGCGTAAGCCAAATATTGACTTACATCCCTTGATGGATCTATCAAAACTATCTGGCGGTCACATTCACTCAAAATGGCATAGGAATAGTGCGATAGCCCTTTATCTTCAAATTGTTCGATTTTCATTTTATCTATTATTAATGAGGCAATTTCTCCCTTAATAAACCATAAGTCCAAGTTCCCGCAATCGCGCTTAACAGCGTAACTATAATTACGAAGAAGCCGCTGCCGATCTCGGCGAAAAGCGGTCCCGGACAAGCTCCGGTTATTGCCCAGCCTAAACCGAAAATCAATCCACCGTAGACATTACCCCAATGAAATGTTTTGTCAGCAATAACAATTTTTTCTCCGTGTATGGTCGTTAACTGAAACCGTTTGATGAGCTGAATTGAAATGATGCCTACGACTATGGCGCTACCGATGATCCCATACATATGGAAGGCTTGTAAGCGGAACATTTCCTGTATCCGGAACCAGGAGATCACTTCGGATTTGACGAGGATAATACCGAAGAGCATCCCTACTACTAAGAATTTGACATTTTTCATAACTGTAATAAATAAGGTAAAATGAACCAGGTCATCACAAATCCGCCGATCATAAAGCAACAGGTTGCCACTAAAGATGGCCACTGTAAAGAAGATATCCCCATGATGGCATGGCCTGAAGTGCAGCCTCCCGCATACCGGGTTCCGAAACCAACCAGGAAACCACCCACAACAATAAAAATAAATCCACGCAGGGTGAACAGCTGACTAAAGCTGAATATATCCTGCGGCAATAAACCGCTAAAATCCTTGACACCTTCCTGCTGCAGCAGCGCTGTCGTATGTGGATTGATATTTACCTGCCCGGCGTTTGACAGCAGGTAGGTAGCAATAAAGCCGCCTATAATAATTCCGGCTGCAAAAAAAAGATTCCAGCTCTCCTTTTTCCAGTCATACTTAAAGAATGAAATATTGGCGGAGATGCAGGCAGCGCAGACCTGTCTAAGCGTTCCGGAAATACCAAACGTTTTATTACCTAAAAGTAATAAAGCTGGTACGATCAACCCGA is part of the Mucilaginibacter terrenus genome and encodes:
- a CDS encoding class I SAM-dependent methyltransferase; this translates as MDKKEHWEKVYQTKSLTEVSWYEPAPETSLNIIASLKLCKNAAIIDIGGGDSLLADHLLALGYTNITVLDISAAAIERAKLRLGPRAALVKWIIRDMLLFTGSEKFDLWHDRATFHFLTDLQDRHIYLDIVNRNLKVKGYLIVSTFALDGPEKCSNLPVHQFSESTLFDVFGLYFTKINCFEKEHPTPVLTLQQFLYCTFQKTITFGY
- a CDS encoding MBL fold metallo-hydrolase; this encodes MKIEQFEDKGLSHYSYAILSECDRQIVLIDPSRDVSQYLAYAENNGARIIGVIETHPHADFVSGHLELHQTTGATIFCSALVGAVYPHQTFDDGNSISFGKITLKALNTSGHSPDSISIVLTHDGKDKAVFTGDTLFIGDCGRPDLRESAGNLTAKREELAAKMYHSLREKLMVLDNEVIVYPAHGAGTLCGKALSEANSSTIGAEKLSNWSLQNMTESEFISMLLQDQPFVPKYFPFDVELNKHGAGNLAQEIANVPTGHPEVLNSSIYIIDTRAEKEFKKGHLPGSINLQNGGKFETWLGSIIAPEEAFYLVAENEQILESLILRCAKIGYEHFIERAFVFQAGTAIMDTTDLRRFSTNQTEYTIVDIRNTGEVKEHPVFKNAIHIPLPELRERVSEIPFNKPIIVHCAGGYRSAAGSSIINNAFGNKAKVYDLGEAIKDFL
- a CDS encoding DUF6691 family protein; this encodes MKNVKFLVVGMLFGIILVKSEVISWFRIQEMFRLQAFHMYGIIGSAIVVGIISIQLIKRFQLTTIHGEKIVIADKTFHWGNVYGGLIFGLGWAITGACPGPLFAEIGSGFFVIIVTLLSAIAGTWTYGLLREKLPH
- a CDS encoding YeeE/YedE family protein; the encoded protein is MDIIKQPWPWYVAGPLIGLIVPALLLLGNKTFGISGTLRQVCAACISANISFFKYDWKKESWNLFFAAGIIIGGFIATYLLSNAGQVNINPHTTALLQQEGVKDFSGLLPQDIFSFSQLFTLRGFIFIVVGGFLVGFGTRYAGGCTSGHAIMGISSLQWPSLVATCCFMIGGFVMTWFILPYLLQL